The Thermanaerothrix sp. genomic sequence ACTTGCGCCCCGCGGGGAAACCTCCGCCGCCTCTTCCCCGCAAGCCCGCCCGGTCCACCACGTCTATGATCGCCGCGGGCTCCATGCCAAGGGCCTTCACCAGGGCGGAGTAACCGCCCGCGGCTATGTAGTCGTCAAGGCTCTTGGGATCCACCTTGCCGCAGCGGCCCAGGACCTTCCGGGTTTGCCCCGAGTAGAAGGGTATCTCGCACTCCGATTCAAAGGTCCGCCGCCCTTCCCGGTAGAGAAGGCGTTCCAAAACGACGCCTTCCCTCAGGGAGGCCATTAGCTCCCCTGCGTCCTCGGGCCGTACCCTTCGATAAAAAAGCTCCCGGTCCTGGATACGGCAGACCACAAGGGGCCCCTCCTCGCAGAAGCCGTGGCACCCGGAGCACTTGGCCTCGAAGTCCAAGGGGCCCTTGAAACCCGCCCTCTGGGCCTCCTCCAACAGGGCCCGGAAGACCCTTTCGCTGCCCCCCGCAAGACAACCGGTCCCGGCACACACCCTAATGGACACCGGGGGCTTGGGCCGACTCAGAAGATCCGCCCTGTAAGACTCAAGATCCCTGGGGGAAGAAAACCTCATCACAGCCCCTCCCTCTCCCTCTCAAGCATCTCCCGAACCTTGGAGGGGTTCATGGCCCCGTAACAGGACTCCTCCACCATCACCACCGGGGCTAAGGCGCAGGCCCCAAGGCAGTTGACCGCCTCCACGGAGAAGAGCCCATCAGCGGTGGTCTGCCCGCATCGGATGCCAAGCTCCCCCTCGATGGCCTCCAACACCTTAGGAGCCCCCCTCAAGTGGCAGGCGGTGCCCATGCAGACCTTTATGGTCTTAAGCCCCCTGGGGGTTAGGCTCAGGGCCTTGTAAAAGGTGGCCACCGAGTAGACCCGGCTCAAGGGGACCATGAGCCGCGAAGACGCCAGCTCCATGGCCTCCCTGGGAACGTGACGAAACTCCCGCTGCACATCCTGCAGAAACGCCAAGAGGAACCGCTGATGCCTTGGGTACCTGCAAAGGATCTCCTCCAACCGGGAGAAGGCCTCCTGCTTTAACATTGCACCACGCCTCCTTTGCTAAACTGCCAAGGGGTGCATCGAAGTCCAAGAAAAGCATAACAGTTGTGAATTTACTTGCAAAGAGGGCGGCGAAAATTAAACAAAAAAATCCGCCCCGGATTTGGGGCGGACCCATGGGCCGCGGCAAGGATCGAAGTTCTCTGGTTGAGGCTAGATCGCAAGGGTCCCGGCACAGGAGGGACGGTAGGCTCCAATGGAAGCGTTGGAGAGCCGGTCAAGGCAGTTCAAAACGTCGTCGATCACACTTAAGGAGCCCTTGGTCTTCGGGATGAAGCGGCCTATCCTATGCACGATGCCCCGGCGGAGCACCTGCAGGGCGGACCACTGAAAACTCATGTCGTAGGCCCAGGATATCTGGATCAGAAGAAGGTCCCCAAGGCTCTTGACCATGGAGTAGTCGGCGCTGCGGCGGGTCAGGAGCTCCTGCACCAGCTCCTCCGACGGGGGGGACGATACGTCCACAAGGCGGGGGATCACGGTCCTTATGGTCCCCCTCTCCAGGTGCCCAACGATGACCCGGTAGACGTCCAACCTGTCCGCGTCCCTCGCCAGCCGAGCCCAGAACTCCTCCTCCTCCTTGGACAGTCCATCGGGGAGTACCCGCTTGTTGTGCAGCTCCACGGACGACAGCGTAAGGCTCCAGAGCCTATCCCCCATGTGGTCCTTGAGCCAATTCAGTTCACTCCTCAAGACTTGGGCCCCAAGGTCCCCGTGGTCCTGGGATGCGGAGTCGTTAAAGGTGCGGTAAAGCCTGTACTGGGGAAAGCGCCCCAGGTCGTGCATAAGCCCCACGGAGAACGCAAGGCAAAGATCCTCCCCCTCAACGCCGCAGCTTAACGCTATGGCCAAGGCCTCCTCCCGAACCCGGTAGGAGTGCCTTCGCTTCAGCTCCATAAGGTAGGGGAGCTCTCCCTCCTCCCCGAAGGAGCCCACGTAAGCGTCGAAGGCATGGGATATCCTGCCCATCAAATCCCCACAGGGACCGTTAAAAAGTTCCATTTTAAAGCCTCCAACCCCAAAGGGTTTAAGTATGCGAACCCAATCGTGATTTTATATCCTTCGGCCAGCCTGGTGAAGCGGAGGGATAAAAAGATGGTAAAATTTACCCATTCCATAACGAAATGGGAGGCGATCAAATGCCCAAGGTACCACCTCACATATTCAGGGAGTACGACATAAGGGGTCTGGCGGAGGAGGAGCTCACATCGGATAACGTCCGGCTCATAGCTCAGGCATACGGGACCTTCCTCGTGGAGAGGGGGGTCAACAGGGCAACGGTTGGGGGCGACGTAAGGCTATCCACCAGGAGGATAATGGACGCCGCCATAGAGGGGCTCACCGACGCCGGGGTGGAGGTGGTAGACCTGGGCACCGTGGCCACCCCATGCTTCTACTGGAGCCTCCACCACTTCGGGGTTGACGGGGGAATAATGGTGACCGGAAGCCACAACCCCAAGGAGTTCAACGGCCTGAAGCTGGCGTTCGGCAAGGTCACCCTGTACGGCGAGGAGATCCAGAACATCCGGCGGATCATCGAGGATGGGCGCATAAAGATCTCCGATGTCAAGGGAAGCGTAAGGCGGGAGGACATCAAGGAGGCCTACATATCCATGCTGGTCTCCAAGATCACCCTTGGGCCCAGGGAGCTCAAGGTTGTGGTGGACTCCGGCAACGGCACAGGGGGGCTCTTCGCGCCGGAGATGCTCCGGCGCCTGGGCTGCGAGGTGGTAGAGCTCTTCAGCGAACCCGACGGGACCTTCCCCAACCACCATCCGGACCCCACCAAGCGGGAGAACCTGCCGAAGCTCATAGAGACCGTGCTTTCCACCGGGGCGGACGTGGGCATAGGCTTCGACGGGGACTCCGACAGGATAGGGGTGGTGGACGACAAGGGTGAGGTCATATGGGGGGACCGGCTCATGATCTTCTACTGGACCGAGATACTTCCCAAGCACCCCGGCGCGGACGTCATCGTGGAGGTCAAGAGCTCCATGGCGCTGCCCGAGGAGGCGGAGCGAATGGGAGGACGGCCGGTGTGGTGGAAGTCCGGACATTCCCTCATCAAGGCCAAGATGAAGGAGCTCAACGCCCTGTTTACCGGCGAGGTTTCAGGACATATGTTCTTCGCCGACGAGTTCTACGGCTTCGACGACGCCTTCTACGCCGCAGGACGCCTCCTTCGGATCCTCTCCAACACCGATGAGAAGCTGTCGGACATCATGTCCCGCATCCCCTACTACCCCAGCACCGCGGAGACCCGGATAGACTGCCCCGACGACGTCAAGTTCCAGGTGGTGGAGCGGGTTAAAGAGGAGGCCCTCAAGGACCACGAGGCCATAACCGTTGACGGGGTCCGCATAATATACCCCAACGGATGGGGACTGGTGCGGGCATCCAACACCCAGCCGGTCATAGTGGCCCGCTGCGAGGGCAAGACCCAGCAGGACCTGGAGGCCATATCCCAGGACATGAAGCGCCGGCTTCTCAACGCGGGGCTCCATGACTTCCACTGGGAATACTAAGAGACAGAAAATTCCAATCAAACAATAAAACAAAGGCAAGAAAATGGGCGAAAAATGGACCATTGTCCGATTTTCGCCCATTTATTCTGCTCTGGATGACCTTTGTCACCCTTGCACCCTGGCCACGATGTCTTGTATCATCTAGCTGAACAAGAAGAAGGGCGTTGAATAGAAGGGCCGGGGGGTCCGCGGGAAACGGGTCATCGCATCGCAGACTTTTGCTACCGAGGGCACGTACGGGGATCCCGAAGCAAAGGACGGATCCAAGAGGGCGTAAGCAACAGCGGAAGCCGCCACATCCTATCAGCGGGCAACACAGATCAAAGGGGATTGAACGGCGGTTAGCGTCCTCAAGGTGAACCCCTTGAGATCAGGTGGAGCGGCCCTGAAGCACAAGACGCTCGAAAGGGGGGAAGAGCCCAAATAGCCCATGGGAAACCGTTTATCACAACCGAATAGGAACGAGGTGGAGCCGGTAGCCATTCCGGACTGCGGTTCTCTTGAACCGCCGGGGAGATCCTAAGATTAGGATCTCCCCTTCACTTTTGTCCATCCCATGGATCTTCACCACTTCACCACCAGCAGCCTGCATTTTAACTTAGTTGATCCCCCTCCGATGATCCCCAAGGGACGGGAAATACCTTAAAATAGCCTGAAGGAACCAACCACAACACCGGGGGTGTCCCAATGGGCGTCATTAGGACCTTAACCGTTGCCATCGTAATGGCCCTGTCGCTGCTGCTACCCAACCTCAACCCCGCGGAGGGAGGCGCCCCCGCCAACGCCCCGGGAACCATAAACCCCTCAGACTTCGAGTCCTTCACCAGGGGACTCCTGGAGGGGCTGATGAGGGCCAACCACGTGCCCGGCGCCGTCTTCGTGGCGGTCCACAACGACAAGGTCATATCCTGCTTCGGGGTGGGCGCCGCAGACCTGGCGTTCCACAGCCCCATGACCGCCAACTCGGTGGTGAGAACCGCCTCCATATCAAAGGTGCTGACCTCCCTCACGGTGCTAACCCTCTGTGAACAGGGCAAGATGTCACTGGACGACGACGTGAACCGCTACCTCAAGGGCATCTCGGTGCCTGAAGCCCCCTGGGGTTCGCCGGTGACCATACGGAACCTTCTAACCCACACCGGGGGGTTTGAAGACCGGTGGATCGGCACCGAAGCGGAGGACCCGGTGGCGGAAGTGACCTTCTCAAAATCCCTTAACCACATAATGCCCCGACGGGTCTTCCCGCCGGGAGAGGTTTATTGCTACTCCAACTACGGCATGGCCCTCGCGGGGGCCGCCGCGGAAAAAGCCGCAAGGCGCAACTTCCAATCCCTGGTGAAGAAGACCATCCTAACCCCCCTTGGGATGACCCAAAGCGGCTTCACCATAGACCAGCCCATGGAAAGGGAATTGGCAACCGGCTACTACTCGGGGCCGGATCCCTGCCCGGCCCAGCAGACATACTTCAAAGAGGCCCCCGCCATCTCCTTCTGCTCCACCGCCCGGGACATGGGGAACTTGATAAGGGCCCTGTTAAAGGACGGGTACTTAAACGGCCGGCAGGTACTCCCCAAGGGGGCGGTGAAAAACCTCCTTAAACCCGCCTTCTTCAACCACCCTTCCATCCAGGGGGCCACGCTGGGGATGTACTGCAGCCGGGCGGGCGGCGTAGAAGGGGTTGAGCACGGAGGAGACGTGGACGGCTTCACCAGCCTCCTGTTCCTGGCCCCCCAAAGGTCCTTCGGCTTCTTCGTGGCCTTCAACGGCGACGTGTCGTCCATGAGGGACCACTTGAAGGAGGCTTTGGCGGAGCGCTATCTTTCCGGCAACTCCTCCGCAAAACCCGCCGCGCCGTCGGCCACACCCTTAACCAACCAGGACGCCCCGCAGGCCCCTAAGCCCACCCAAGGGCACATAAGCGGCAGCTACAGGCACATCCGGTACTCCAGAAGCACCGTGGAAAAGGCGTACCTGATGCTGGAACCTCCCCTGACCGTATCTGATTCCGAGGACGGAACCCTTACGGTTTCATACCCTAAGACCTGGGACCGCGGCACCCAGCAGTTCCGCCCCATTGGCAAAGACCTCTTCTTCTCGGAGGATCACAACACCTATCTGGCGGTTCGGAGGGATTCACAGGGGAAGGTCAAGTACCTCTTCATAGGTGACGCCTACGAGACCTACGAGCCGGTGCCCTTCAAGGAAACCCCCAAGGCCACAAGGGCGCTTCTCTGGGGCTTCGGACTGGCGCTGCTCATCTCCGCTGCGATGTTCTCCATTGGATCGTTCAAAGCCAAATCAACCCGGTGGTACGAGGAACCCATTATGTGGCACCGGAAGTGGGCTTGGATGCTGGGATTCTGGATCCTGGCCTGGGCGTTCCTCCTGGGGCTTAAGCTGTGCGACTCCCTCATGGGCTACAGCTTCCGCATTGGGATACCATGGCAGGCCAAAGCCCTCTTCGTAATGCCCTTCCTTTGCGGCCTCCTTCTAATACCACCCACGGCAGCCCTCATGAGGCGCCCCTCCGACTCGAAGCCCTTTGAGCTTCCCCTGTTCCTCCTCTGCTTCGGCCTGGGGGCGGTCTTCCTTGGTTTCCTCAACATGTGGAACCTGTTGGGGTTCAAGTTCTAGCCCTCCACCGGTAAGCGCGGGGTGCTAAAAACATAACAAATGGGGCGCTTGGTTTAAGCGCCCCAGAACCGTCTTGCCGGCCCCTTGCGAGTGATACCGCTACTGGCGGGAAGCGGCGTTCTTTATGGCCTCCTCGACCCCGCCAGCGGCCTATCTTGCCGCGAAGTTCGTGGATCCTCTCGAAAAGGGAGCGGACCTTGCCGGCGTCCACCTTGTCCTCCGTCAAGGCCAGCCGCATCTGGAGCTGCAGCCGCTGGGCCTCCCGCATCATGTCCTGAACGTCCTTGGGCACGTCTTTGGGATCCACGGGGCCCCCGCAAAAGCCGCCTCCCATCATCCTATGGTGCCCAGGTCCCATTCCTCCACCCATGTCCCAACCAAAACCATCGCCATACCCAACGGGCCTCGCCATGGCGGATCCCGCCACCACCAGCCCCAGAAGGGCGGCCATCAACAAAGCTCCAACCATCTTACGCTTCATCTGCCATTCCTCCCCTCTTCGATTAAGCAAACTGCCTTCGTTGGGTGTAATATACCAAGGCCTACAGGACACCACATGGATGGTTTCCCTTATAATGGGATAGGTAAAAACCCCTAAAAGGGGAAGAGAACGAGAAGAACCCTTCGGAGGAGATGCGCGTGTTCCTTAAAATGTGCAGGAGCAAGATTCACAGGGCCACGGTTACCGAGGCGAACCTTCACTACGTGGGCAGCGTAACCATCGGCGAGGACCTTCTGGAGCTGTCGGGCATCCTGCCCGGCGAGGCGGTGCAGGTGGTGGACATAGACAACGGCAACCGCCTGGAGACCTACGTCATATCGGGCCCCAAGGGCACCATATGCCTCAACGGCGCCGCCGCCAGGCTGGTCCAGCCGGGGGACAAGGTTATAATAATGGCCTTCGCATGGATGACCCCCGAGGAGGCGGAGGGGCATCAGCCAAGGGTGGTGTTGGTGGATCAGGACAACCGCCCCACATCGGTGATCCATCGGGAGGACCACGGGGCGGTCTGCTGAACCAAGGACAGGACCGGATAAATCAGTCCCAAGCCCCCTCTTGACCTAACGGGGGCTTGGTTCGTTTGGGGCAGGATTTTTCCTACCCAAAGCCCAAAATGTGGGGGGAGGACGATTCCGTGAGATTGGCGAGAACCCCTGAGGAGCTCAGGGAGGCGTTAAAGGGAAGGGACCAGGTGGGGTTCGTCCCCACCATGGGATACCTTCACAAGGGGCACCTATCCCTGGCGGAGCGGTGCCGCAGGGAGAACCGGACGGCGGTGGTCTCCATCTTCGTAAACCCAACCCAATTCGGCCCATCGGAGGACCTTTCCAGGTATCCCCGGGACCTTGAAAGGGACCTCAAGCTTCTGAAATCCACAGGGGTTGACCTGGTCTTCGCCCCGGAGCCCGCTCACATGTACCCATCGGATTTCTCCACCTGGGTGGAGGAGACGAGCCTCTCCAAGGGGCTGTGCGGCGCAAGGCGCCCGGGCCACTTCCGGGGGGTCTGCACGGTGGTCTTAAAACTCTTCAACCTGGTGAAACCCGATCGGGCATACTTCGGGGAGAAGGACTACCAGCAGCTTAAAGTGATCCAGCGCATGGTGCGGGACCTCAACATGGACGTGGAGGTGATAGGCTGCCCCATAGTCCGGGAGGAGGATGGCTTGGCCATGAGCAGCCGGAACGTTTACCTGTCAGGGGAGGAACGGGAGCTGGCCCTTTGCCTTTCCAGGGCCATCCGAAGGGCCCAGGAAGAGGCCCATAAGGGGAAGAGCTGCCGGGAGATAATCGCCGCCGCCATGTCCGCCATTCCGGAGGACCCAAGGGTTCGGGTGGAGTACGTCAACCTGGTGGACCCGGAGACCCTTGAGGACTTGGAAGAGCTATCTGGCACTGGACGCTTGCTGCTGGCGGTCCGCGTGGGCAGCACAAGGCTGATAGACAACGGCCCTGTATCCGTAGGAGGTTGAGGCCATGGAAAACCGAAAGGTCAGCATACCGGACCTTCACAATATGAAGGCGAAGGGACAGAAGATAGTCATGCACACCGCCTACAACCACTGGCAGGCCCAGATGGCGGAGGAGGCGGGGGCGGACACCATACTGGTGGGGGACTCCGCCGGGATGGTGGAGCACGGGTTCAGCTCCACGGTGCCGGTCACCATGGATATGATGCTGATGCACTGCTCCGCGGTTACAAGGGGGGCAAAAAGGCCCTTCATCGTTGGGGACATGCCGTTCCTGTCCTACGAGGTATCCCCGGAGGAGGCGGTTAGAAACGCCGGAAGGCTGATAAAGGAGGCGGGGGTTGACGCGGTTAAGCTGGAGGGGGGAACCTCCAGAAGGGACGCCATAGGTGCCATAGTAAGGGCGGGAATCCCGGTGGTGGGCCACGTGGGCCTCACCCCCCAAAGCGCCACCCAGCTTGGGGGCTTCAGGGTTCAGGGCAGGGACCGGGAAAGGGCAAGTAAGGTGCT encodes the following:
- a CDS encoding phosphomannomutase/phosphoglucomutase, with amino-acid sequence MPKVPPHIFREYDIRGLAEEELTSDNVRLIAQAYGTFLVERGVNRATVGGDVRLSTRRIMDAAIEGLTDAGVEVVDLGTVATPCFYWSLHHFGVDGGIMVTGSHNPKEFNGLKLAFGKVTLYGEEIQNIRRIIEDGRIKISDVKGSVRREDIKEAYISMLVSKITLGPRELKVVVDSGNGTGGLFAPEMLRRLGCEVVELFSEPDGTFPNHHPDPTKRENLPKLIETVLSTGADVGIGFDGDSDRIGVVDDKGEVIWGDRLMIFYWTEILPKHPGADVIVEVKSSMALPEEAERMGGRPVWWKSGHSLIKAKMKELNALFTGEVSGHMFFADEFYGFDDAFYAAGRLLRILSNTDEKLSDIMSRIPYYPSTAETRIDCPDDVKFQVVERVKEEALKDHEAITVDGVRIIYPNGWGLVRASNTQPVIVARCEGKTQQDLEAISQDMKRRLLNAGLHDFHWEY
- the panC gene encoding pantoate--beta-alanine ligase, whose product is MRLARTPEELREALKGRDQVGFVPTMGYLHKGHLSLAERCRRENRTAVVSIFVNPTQFGPSEDLSRYPRDLERDLKLLKSTGVDLVFAPEPAHMYPSDFSTWVEETSLSKGLCGARRPGHFRGVCTVVLKLFNLVKPDRAYFGEKDYQQLKVIQRMVRDLNMDVEVIGCPIVREEDGLAMSSRNVYLSGEERELALCLSRAIRRAQEEAHKGKSCREIIAAAMSAIPEDPRVRVEYVNLVDPETLEDLEELSGTGRLLLAVRVGSTRLIDNGPVSVGG
- a CDS encoding NAD(P)H-dependent oxidoreductase subunit E; its protein translation is MLKQEAFSRLEEILCRYPRHQRFLLAFLQDVQREFRHVPREAMELASSRLMVPLSRVYSVATFYKALSLTPRGLKTIKVCMGTACHLRGAPKVLEAIEGELGIRCGQTTADGLFSVEAVNCLGACALAPVVMVEESCYGAMNPSKVREMLEREREGL
- a CDS encoding serine hydrolase; this translates as MGVIRTLTVAIVMALSLLLPNLNPAEGGAPANAPGTINPSDFESFTRGLLEGLMRANHVPGAVFVAVHNDKVISCFGVGAADLAFHSPMTANSVVRTASISKVLTSLTVLTLCEQGKMSLDDDVNRYLKGISVPEAPWGSPVTIRNLLTHTGGFEDRWIGTEAEDPVAEVTFSKSLNHIMPRRVFPPGEVYCYSNYGMALAGAAAEKAARRNFQSLVKKTILTPLGMTQSGFTIDQPMERELATGYYSGPDPCPAQQTYFKEAPAISFCSTARDMGNLIRALLKDGYLNGRQVLPKGAVKNLLKPAFFNHPSIQGATLGMYCSRAGGVEGVEHGGDVDGFTSLLFLAPQRSFGFFVAFNGDVSSMRDHLKEALAERYLSGNSSAKPAAPSATPLTNQDAPQAPKPTQGHISGSYRHIRYSRSTVEKAYLMLEPPLTVSDSEDGTLTVSYPKTWDRGTQQFRPIGKDLFFSEDHNTYLAVRRDSQGKVKYLFIGDAYETYEPVPFKETPKATRALLWGFGLALLISAAMFSIGSFKAKSTRWYEEPIMWHRKWAWMLGFWILAWAFLLGLKLCDSLMGYSFRIGIPWQAKALFVMPFLCGLLLIPPTAALMRRPSDSKPFELPLFLLCFGLGAVFLGFLNMWNLLGFKF
- the panB gene encoding 3-methyl-2-oxobutanoate hydroxymethyltransferase — its product is MENRKVSIPDLHNMKAKGQKIVMHTAYNHWQAQMAEEAGADTILVGDSAGMVEHGFSSTVPVTMDMMLMHCSAVTRGAKRPFIVGDMPFLSYEVSPEEAVRNAGRLIKEAGVDAVKLEGGTSRRDAIGAIVRAGIPVVGHVGLTPQSATQLGGFRVQGRDRERASKVLEDALSVQEAGACMVVLECVPTPLAKLITERLSIPTIGIGAGPFCDGQVLVFHDILGLFDAFKPKFVKRYLNGRELMVEALSRYTQEVRSQSFPEDLHGFSMDPSDLEGL
- a CDS encoding HD domain-containing protein → MELFNGPCGDLMGRISHAFDAYVGSFGEEGELPYLMELKRRHSYRVREEALAIALSCGVEGEDLCLAFSVGLMHDLGRFPQYRLYRTFNDSASQDHGDLGAQVLRSELNWLKDHMGDRLWSLTLSSVELHNKRVLPDGLSKEEEEFWARLARDADRLDVYRVIVGHLERGTIRTVIPRLVDVSSPPSEELVQELLTRRSADYSMVKSLGDLLLIQISWAYDMSFQWSALQVLRRGIVHRIGRFIPKTKGSLSVIDDVLNCLDRLSNASIGAYRPSCAGTLAI
- a CDS encoding aspartate 1-decarboxylase, with protein sequence MFLKMCRSKIHRATVTEANLHYVGSVTIGEDLLELSGILPGEAVQVVDIDNGNRLETYVISGPKGTICLNGAAARLVQPGDKVIIMAFAWMTPEEAEGHQPRVVLVDQDNRPTSVIHREDHGAVC